In Chryseobacterium oranimense, a single window of DNA contains:
- the mnmA gene encoding tRNA 2-thiouridine(34) synthase MnmA produces MKVVVGLSGGVDSSVTAYLLQQQGHDVVALFMRNWNDASVTLEDECPWIEDSNDALMVAQKLGIPFQVIDMSELYKERIVDYMFDEYQKGRTPNPDVLCNREVKFDVFMKTAMSLGADKVATGHYAQVNSTFDENGKEIFHLLAGKDNNKDQSYFLCQLSQEQLSKALFPIGELTKPQVREIAKEIGLVTADKKDSQGLCFIGKVSLPQFLQQQLVPKEGEIVEIFKDSPLFSAEKPEFSSKEEELEYLSQKINYKKSDGKVIGKHQGAQFFTIGQSKGLGIGGHKESCFIISRDMENNIIFVGEGHSSPGLHKKALKMDASEVHWVREDRKLANGESMEVMARFRYRQELQKAVIYQFENASYIEFDVPQSAIAEGQFAAWYIGEELIGSGVIA; encoded by the coding sequence ATGAAAGTAGTAGTAGGATTATCCGGAGGTGTAGATTCCAGCGTTACAGCATATCTTCTACAGCAACAGGGGCATGATGTGGTTGCCCTGTTTATGAGAAACTGGAACGATGCTTCCGTGACCCTGGAGGATGAATGTCCCTGGATTGAGGACAGTAATGATGCCCTGATGGTTGCCCAGAAACTGGGAATTCCTTTCCAGGTGATCGACATGAGTGAGCTTTACAAAGAGCGCATCGTTGATTATATGTTTGATGAATACCAGAAAGGGAGAACCCCGAATCCTGATGTTCTGTGCAACAGAGAAGTTAAATTCGATGTGTTTATGAAAACAGCGATGTCTTTAGGTGCCGATAAAGTAGCTACAGGACATTATGCACAAGTGAATTCAACTTTTGATGAAAACGGAAAGGAAATTTTTCATCTTCTGGCCGGAAAGGACAACAATAAAGACCAGTCTTATTTCCTATGCCAATTGAGTCAGGAACAGCTGTCTAAAGCTCTTTTTCCAATCGGAGAACTGACAAAGCCTCAGGTTAGGGAAATTGCCAAAGAGATCGGACTTGTCACTGCCGACAAAAAAGATTCTCAGGGGCTGTGTTTTATCGGAAAGGTAAGCCTTCCCCAGTTTTTGCAGCAGCAACTGGTTCCTAAAGAAGGGGAAATTGTAGAAATTTTTAAAGATTCACCTTTATTTTCGGCAGAAAAGCCTGAATTTTCTTCAAAAGAAGAAGAGCTGGAATATCTGTCTCAGAAAATCAATTATAAAAAATCCGACGGTAAAGTAATTGGAAAGCATCAGGGTGCGCAGTTTTTCACTATCGGACAAAGCAAAGGACTTGGCATTGGCGGCCACAAAGAAAGTTGTTTTATCATCTCCAGAGACATGGAAAACAATATTATTTTTGTAGGGGAAGGTCACAGTTCTCCAGGACTGCACAAAAAAGCCTTGAAAATGGATGCTTCAGAAGTGCACTGGGTTCGCGAAGATAGAAAGCTGGCAAACGGGGAATCCATGGAAGTAATGGCAAGGTTCAGATACAGACAGGAATTACAGAAAGCCGTTATTTATCAGTTTGAGAATGCATCTTATATCGAATTTGACGTCCCTCAGTCTGCGATTGCCGAAGGACAGTTTGCCGCATGGTATATTGGTGAAGAACTGATAGGAAGCGGTGTTATTGCATAA
- a CDS encoding ATP-dependent Clp protease ATP-binding subunit, producing the protein MDYKFSQGLSQVFKQSKSEAKRLKSEFLNTEHLLLGIIKTENSAKEILQNLNADLTQIRRKIETLNTASLNPISEEVTNISFTKMADHAIKRAELECRQYKSNEINTVHLLLGILYKYEDPTSNILGAYDIDYEGVSREYQTMLKNSGQSPQMSAYDDDDEREEFEQMRKPTGNLGSAKSKTPTLDNFGRDLTSLARDGKLDPVIGREKEIERVSQILSRRKKNNPLLIGEPGVGKSAIAEGLALRIQQKKVSRVLYGKRVITLDLASLVAGTKYRGQFEERMKAIMTELEKNRDVILFIDELHTIVGAGSSTGSLDASNMFKPALARGEIQCIGATTLDEYRQYIEKDGALERRFQKVMVEPTSIDETIQILNQIKDKYEEHHNVVYTPEAILACVNLTSRYITDRFLPDKAIDAMDEAGSRVYIKNMKVPTEIIDFEKKIEDIKEMKQKAVKAQDYLEARKLKDEEERLQMELNVAQEKWDKDVKEKKETVTEENVAEVVSMMSGVPVTKVGKNELDKLAQMDEKLNGKVIGQEDAVKKVVKAIQRNRAGLKDPNRPIGTFIFLGTTGVGKTELAKVMARELFESDESLIRIDMSEYMEKFAVSRLVGAPPGYVGYEEGGQLTEAVRRKPYAVVLLDEIEKAHPDVFNILLQILDEGHVTDSLGRKIDFRNTIIILTSNIGTRDLKDFGDGVGFGTSAKKTGSDTRARSTIENALKKAFAPEFLNRIDDIVIFNSLVQDDIKKIIDIELSKLYSRLEKLGYKVELTEEAKDFISEKGWDKDFGARPLKRAIQKYIEDLLAEMLVNKQLSEGETVILDLNDTKDALIGKAPKAKKTTEKSSQS; encoded by the coding sequence ATGGATTATAAGTTTTCACAAGGTTTGAGCCAGGTGTTCAAACAAAGCAAGAGCGAAGCGAAGAGGCTCAAAAGTGAATTTCTTAATACAGAACATCTACTTTTAGGTATTATAAAAACAGAAAACTCTGCAAAAGAAATCCTTCAAAACCTTAATGCGGATTTAACACAAATCAGAAGAAAAATTGAAACTCTAAATACAGCAAGTCTTAATCCTATTTCTGAGGAGGTTACTAATATTTCTTTCACCAAGATGGCAGATCATGCCATTAAACGTGCTGAGCTGGAATGCAGACAATACAAGAGCAATGAAATTAATACCGTTCATTTGCTTTTAGGCATTCTTTACAAATATGAGGACCCTACTTCAAATATTCTGGGAGCTTACGACATCGATTATGAAGGAGTTTCAAGAGAATACCAGACTATGCTTAAAAATTCCGGGCAGTCACCACAAATGAGTGCTTATGATGATGACGATGAAAGAGAGGAATTCGAGCAGATGAGAAAGCCTACAGGAAATTTAGGCTCTGCAAAAAGTAAAACTCCTACTTTGGATAACTTTGGTAGAGACCTGACTTCTTTGGCAAGAGATGGAAAATTAGACCCTGTAATCGGCCGTGAGAAAGAAATTGAGAGAGTTTCTCAGATCCTATCACGAAGAAAGAAAAACAACCCGCTTCTTATCGGTGAGCCCGGAGTTGGTAAATCTGCTATTGCAGAAGGACTGGCTTTGAGAATTCAACAGAAGAAAGTGTCCAGGGTTCTTTACGGAAAACGTGTGATCACGCTGGATCTGGCAAGCTTAGTAGCCGGAACAAAATACCGTGGCCAGTTTGAAGAAAGAATGAAGGCCATCATGACCGAGCTGGAGAAAAACAGGGATGTCATCCTATTCATTGATGAGCTTCACACCATTGTAGGTGCAGGAAGTTCTACAGGAAGTCTGGATGCTTCCAATATGTTCAAACCTGCTTTGGCAAGGGGTGAAATTCAATGCATCGGGGCTACGACTCTGGATGAATACCGTCAGTATATTGAGAAAGACGGAGCTTTGGAAAGAAGATTCCAGAAGGTAATGGTAGAACCTACTTCCATTGATGAAACCATTCAGATTCTTAATCAGATCAAAGATAAATATGAGGAACACCATAATGTAGTGTATACTCCGGAAGCTATTTTAGCGTGTGTCAATCTGACATCGAGATATATTACAGACCGTTTCTTACCAGATAAGGCTATTGATGCCATGGATGAAGCCGGTTCACGTGTGTACATCAAAAACATGAAAGTTCCTACCGAGATCATTGATTTTGAAAAGAAAATTGAAGACATCAAGGAAATGAAGCAGAAAGCTGTAAAAGCTCAGGATTATCTTGAGGCCAGAAAGCTTAAGGATGAAGAAGAACGTCTTCAGATGGAACTGAATGTGGCTCAGGAAAAATGGGACAAAGATGTAAAAGAGAAAAAAGAAACCGTAACTGAAGAAAATGTGGCTGAAGTGGTTTCTATGATGAGTGGCGTTCCGGTAACCAAAGTGGGCAAAAATGAGCTTGATAAACTGGCTCAGATGGATGAAAAACTGAACGGAAAAGTAATCGGTCAGGAAGATGCTGTGAAAAAGGTTGTTAAGGCAATTCAGAGAAACAGAGCAGGTCTTAAAGATCCGAACCGTCCTATCGGTACCTTTATTTTCCTTGGTACAACCGGGGTTGGTAAAACCGAGCTTGCTAAAGTAATGGCAAGGGAACTTTTCGAGTCTGATGAATCCCTGATCCGTATTGACATGAGTGAATACATGGAGAAATTCGCGGTTTCAAGATTAGTGGGAGCGCCTCCGGGTTATGTTGGATACGAAGAAGGTGGTCAGTTAACTGAAGCCGTAAGAAGAAAACCTTATGCTGTGGTTCTTCTGGATGAGATTGAAAAAGCTCACCCTGATGTATTCAATATCCTTCTTCAGATCCTTGATGAGGGCCATGTAACTGACAGTTTGGGAAGAAAAATTGATTTCAGAAATACAATCATTATCCTTACTTCAAACATCGGAACGAGAGATCTTAAAGATTTCGGAGATGGTGTAGGATTCGGAACTTCAGCTAAAAAGACAGGTTCAGACACAAGAGCAAGAAGCACCATTGAAAATGCCCTTAAGAAAGCATTTGCCCCTGAATTCCTAAACAGAATTGATGATATTGTGATCTTTAACTCTCTTGTACAGGATGATATCAAGAAAATTATTGATATTGAACTGAGCAAACTTTATAGCAGACTTGAAAAGCTAGGCTACAAAGTGGAGTTAACTGAAGAAGCAAAAGATTTCATTTCTGAAAAAGGATGGGATAAAGATTTTGGTGCAAGACCATTAAAACGTGCAATTCAGAAATATATTGAAGACTTATTGGCAGAAATGCTGGTAAACAAGCAATTATCTGAAGGAGAAACAGTAATCCTGGATCTTAATGACACAAAAGATGCGTTAATTGGAAAAGCTCCAAAAGCAAAAAAGACAACTGAAAAGTCTTCTCAATCATAA
- a CDS encoding uroporphyrinogen decarboxylase: MNPEITTYIGYSASIFIVLSFILKDVRKIRVVNMIGCICFVIYGFFSGPLWPVIIPNGLICFIQIYHLLAGNRKQ; encoded by the coding sequence ATGAATCCCGAAATTACTACATATATCGGTTATTCTGCATCAATATTCATAGTGCTGAGCTTCATATTAAAAGATGTAAGAAAAATCAGAGTTGTCAACATGATAGGCTGTATCTGTTTTGTCATTTATGGTTTTTTTAGCGGACCTCTATGGCCTGTTATTATTCCGAACGGACTGATCTGCTTTATCCAGATTTATCATTTGCTGGCTGGAAATAGAAAGCAATGA
- a CDS encoding glycine-rich domain-containing protein, giving the protein MNTIILKQDLDLWQRIKDFSIDQPDALFPFSRKLAKEENWTPDFTKKAIEEYKKFVYLCCILPNGASPSETVDKVWHMHLIYTQNYWEEFCTGVLKRKLHHHPSNGGGLENIRHRNWFSETLKNYREIFQQEAPNDIWCGKEKSRSGTTWFKKLRIIPLFLALFMLSSCLGEVWGTLTSALLPITGIFVFFRFLTLSRSDDGNIHGKKKDDGSTGGNGDGGCSSSGCSGGGSCSSGCGGGCGGCGGGCGG; this is encoded by the coding sequence ATGAACACCATCATATTAAAACAAGACCTGGATCTATGGCAAAGAATCAAAGATTTTTCCATTGACCAACCTGATGCATTGTTCCCGTTTTCCAGAAAATTAGCAAAAGAAGAAAACTGGACCCCGGATTTCACTAAAAAGGCGATAGAAGAATATAAAAAATTCGTTTATCTCTGTTGTATTTTACCAAACGGAGCATCACCAAGCGAAACTGTGGATAAGGTATGGCATATGCACCTTATTTACACCCAAAACTATTGGGAAGAATTTTGCACCGGGGTTTTAAAAAGAAAGCTTCATCACCATCCGTCTAATGGAGGTGGTTTGGAGAACATCAGGCATCGGAACTGGTTTTCAGAAACGTTGAAGAATTACCGGGAAATTTTTCAGCAGGAAGCTCCAAATGATATCTGGTGCGGGAAAGAAAAAAGCAGATCTGGCACAACATGGTTTAAAAAACTCAGGATTATTCCATTATTTTTAGCCCTTTTCATGCTCTCTTCATGCCTTGGTGAGGTTTGGGGAACATTGACATCGGCTTTACTGCCTATTACAGGTATTTTCGTCTTCTTCCGTTTCCTCACCTTATCCCGGAGCGATGACGGTAACATTCATGGCAAAAAGAAAGATGATGGAAGTACAGGAGGCAACGGTGACGGAGGCTGTTCAAGCTCAGGCTGCAGCGGAGGAGGAAGTTGCAGTAGTGGATGCGGCGGAGGTTGTGGCGGTTGCGGTGGAGGATGTGGAGGTTAA